The following proteins come from a genomic window of Pyxidicoccus sp. MSG2:
- a CDS encoding carboxypeptidase regulatory-like domain-containing protein, translating to MRTPGRKKALGLLWLALAGCGGFNNVPLESGTVRGRIVGAEADVAMVSLLGQPELRVGVDADGRFELAGVPATTVELFVVASRTRAARSKVVAQGARVTDVGDIQPGPGAFITVRVSDGNGGIPSRAEVEVDGTVLDDIKVDATSGEVRVGPLPAGCYELEVKADDVEDVEEDVCVREGEELVRSIILQSDGHGGDDDGGSDDPDGGSDDPDGGDDHP from the coding sequence ATGCGCACGCCAGGACGGAAGAAGGCACTCGGCCTGCTGTGGCTGGCCCTCGCGGGCTGCGGCGGCTTCAACAACGTCCCGCTGGAGTCCGGCACGGTGCGCGGGCGAATCGTCGGCGCCGAGGCCGACGTGGCGATGGTGAGCCTGCTGGGCCAGCCCGAGCTGCGCGTCGGGGTGGATGCAGACGGCCGCTTCGAACTGGCCGGCGTGCCCGCCACCACCGTGGAACTCTTCGTGGTGGCCTCGCGCACGCGCGCGGCCCGCTCGAAGGTGGTGGCGCAGGGCGCACGCGTCACCGACGTGGGCGACATCCAGCCCGGGCCCGGCGCCTTCATCACCGTGCGCGTGTCGGACGGCAATGGAGGCATCCCCTCCCGCGCCGAGGTGGAGGTGGATGGCACGGTGCTGGACGACATCAAGGTGGACGCCACCAGCGGCGAGGTGCGCGTGGGCCCGCTGCCCGCCGGCTGCTACGAGCTGGAGGTGAAGGCGGACGACGTGGAGGACGTGGAGGAGGACGTCTGCGTCCGCGAGGGCGAGGAGCTGGTGCGCTCCATCATCCTCCAGTCCGATGGCCACGGTGGGGACGACGACGGCGGGAGCGATGACCCCGATGGCGGCAGTGACGACCCCGACGGCGGGGACGACCACCCGTGA